The Syngnathus typhle isolate RoL2023-S1 ecotype Sweden linkage group LG6, RoL_Styp_1.0, whole genome shotgun sequence genome has a window encoding:
- the LOC133156184 gene encoding cell adhesion molecule 2-like produces the protein MTMLQRHLLFLLSSLGASIFGVEGTKSKARGGQGQFPITQNVTALEGSAANMTCRVDFNDNTSLQWSNPAQQTLFFGDKKALRDNRIELVRASWQELTIRINDVSLADEGQYTCSLFTMPVKTTKAFLTVLGVPERPKITGFTSPALEGESISLTCTTTGSKPAAQLRWFRNDKEVQGTTEVTASGKSLTVRSSLRFQVERGDDLVAYTCMVEHVSLANPYVTTEVLEVHYAPHLEITHSLIIPQEGQYLKLECVSRGNPRPEWVVWSKDGGDLPDVERMIVEGPELTITTLNKTDNGTYRCEASNQLGTSSAEYKLFVYDPNAMGQHGPDHALIGGVVAVVVFITLCSIIVLGRYLARHKGTYLTHEAKGSEDAPDADTAIINAEGNHMHAEEKKEYFI, from the exons GTGGCCAAGGTCAGTTCCCAATCACTCAGAACGTGACAGCGTTGGAGGGCTCGGCCGCCAACATGACCTGCCGGGTGGACTTCAACGATAACACCTCCCTCCAGTGGTCCAACCCCGCGCAGCAGACGCTCTTCTTCGGTGACAAGAAAG CTCTTCGGGACAACCGGATCGAGCTGGTGCGAGCGTCGTGGCAGGAGCTCACCATCCGCATCAACGACGTCAGCCTGGCCGACGAGGGCCAGTACACGTGCTCGCTCTTCACCATGCCCGTCAAGACCACCAAGGCCTTCCTCACCGTCTTAG GTGTGCCGGAGCGGCCCAAGATCACGGGCTTCACCAGCCCGGCCCTGGAAGGCGAGAGCATCAGCCTGACGTGCACCACGACGGGAAGCAAGCCGGCGGCCCAACTCCGGTGGTTCCGCAACGACAAGGAGGTCCAAG GCACCACCGAGGTGACGGCCTCGGGCAAGTCGTTGACGGTGAGGAGCAGCCTGCGCTTCCAGGTGGAGCGAGGCGACGACCTCGTGGCCTACACCTGCATGGTGGAGCACGTCTCTCTGGCCAACCCTTACGTCACCACCGAAGTCCTGGAGGTCCACT ATGCTCCCCATCTGGAGATCACACATTCGCTGATCATCCCGCAGGAGGGCCAGTACTTGAAGCTGGAGTGTGTTTCCAGAGGAAACCCCAG ACCAGAATGGGTGGTGTGGTCCAAAGACGGCGGCGACCTGCCCGACGTGGAGCGCATGATCGTGGAGGGCCCGGAGCTCACCATCACCACGCTGAACAAAACCGACAACGGCACGTACCGCTGCGAGGCCAGCAACCAGCTGGGCACCAGCAGCGCCGAGTATAAACTCTTTGTATACG ACCCCAATGCCATGGGGCAGCACGGGCCCGACCACGCCCTGATCGGCGGCGTGGTAGCCGTGGTGGTTTTCATCACCTTGTGCTCGATCATCGTCCTGGGCCGCTACCTGGCCAGACATAAAG GCACGTATCTAACGCACGAGGCCAAAGGCTCCGAGGACGCCCCCGACGCCGACACGGCCATCATCAACGCCGAAGGGAACCACATGCACGCCGAGGAGAAGAAGGAGTACTTCATTTag